The Mangifera indica cultivar Alphonso chromosome 8, CATAS_Mindica_2.1, whole genome shotgun sequence genome has a window encoding:
- the LOC123223087 gene encoding major pollen allergen Ole e 1, with translation MRKLLSYLSKSGTMNLMISFLVISILFIRTQSGEIRPRKNANAHITVMGFVYCDICSNNTFSRHSYFIPGAEVKIDCKFKASSPKTKEQISFSVNRTTNRHGVYRLDIPSVDGVACGETAIATTCEASLMWSSSDSCNVPGFRTTTDQIAIKSKQANLCIYSLNPLNFRPLKIDGSLCRN, from the exons ATGCGGAAGCTCCTCTCTTATCTTTCAAAATCTGGCACCATGAACCTGATGATAAGTTTCCTagttatttcaattttgtttattagGACTCAGTCCGGGGAAATTCGGCCAAGGAAAAATGCCAATGCTCATATCACTGTAATGGGTTTTGTTTATTGTGACATCTGCTCCAACAACACCTTCTCAAGACACAGCTACTTCATACCAG GTGCAGAAGTCAAAATCGATTGCAAATTCAAAGCGAGTTCACCAAAAACCAAAGAGCAAATATCATTCTCAGTGAATAGAACTACAAACAGACATGGAGTTTACAGGTTAGATATACCATCTGTTGATGGAGTTGCATGTGGAGAAACGGCTATTGCTACTACATGTGAGGCAAGTTTAATGTGGAGCTCATCGGATTCATGTAATGTTCCTGGTTTCAGAACCACAACCGATCAGATAGCCATCAAATCCAAGCAAGCCAATCTCTGCATCTACAGTCTAAATCCACTCAATTTCAGACCATTAAAGATTGATGGTAGTCTATGTAGGAACTAG